TCGCGCGCGTCGGCGCGTGTGCCGAGGTGGTGCTCGACAATCGGCTCGGCAACCGCAGCCCCCACCGTCATCCGCGGATTGAGGCTTGCAAACGGATCCTGAAAGACCATCTGGATGCTGCGGCGCATGCGGCGAAGGCTCGATGAATCCAATGCCGTCACGTCATAGCCGTCGAGGCTGACCTTGCCGGCGTCCGGCTCGATAAGCCGGGTGATCGAGCGGCCGGTCGTCGATTTGCCGCAACCGGATTCGCCGACGAGGGACAGCGTCTCTCCTTGAAAGAGATCGAAGGAGATATTCTCGACTGCATGGATGGCGCCGGTCTTGGCGCCGAAAAGTCCGCCTCGGACAGGAAAACGCGTGGTGAGGTTCTTCACTTCGAGGATCGGCGTCTTGCGGCGATCGACAGTATCGGCCACTGCCACGGGCTCGCTGCGGGTGCCGGTGGCGGTATCGACGACGGGGAAGCGCAGCGGCCATTTTTGTCCGGCCATCGAACCCAGACGCGGCACTGCGGCAAGCAACGCGCGGGTGTATGGGTGCTTGCCGTGATGAAAGATGTCGCCGGTCGTTCCGTCCTCGACCGCTTCGCCACGATACATGACGATTGTGCGATCGGAAACTTCAGCGACGACGCCCATGTCATGGGTGATAAAGAGAACCGACATGCCTTCCTCTTCCTGCAGCAATTTGATGAGGTCGAGAATCTGGCCCTGGATCGTGACGTCGAGTGCTGTCGTCGGCTCGTCCGCAATCAGAAGCTTCGGCTTCGAGGCGAGCGCCATGGCGATCATCACACGCTGCCGCATGCCGCCGGAGAACTGATGTGGAAATTCTTCGAAACGTGAGGCGGCATTCGGAATGCGCACCTTCTCGAGCAGTCGGATCGTCTCCTTGCGCGCGTCCGGCTTGGGCATGTCCCCATGGCAGGTCAGCGCTTCGGAGATCTGCCGGCCGATCGAAAAGATCGGGTTGAGGCTGGTCATCGGCTCCTGGAAGATCATTGCGGCGTCATGGCCGCGCACCTGGCGCATCTCCTTGCCGGAAAGCGAAAGGACGTCCTTGCCGTTCAGGCTGATCTTGCCCTCGATGCGGCTCTGGTTCTTGGCAAGCAGACGCATGATCGAGAGCGAGGTGACGCTCTTGCCGGAGCCGCTTTCGCCGACAAGCGCGACCGTTTCACCCGACATCACATCGAAGGAGACGTTGCGGACCACCGGCTTCCATTCACCATCGACGAGGAACGACGTCGTCAGCTCCTTGACCGAGAGCACCGGGGTTTTAACACCCGCCATAGCCTTTCCTTGCGTCACGGCCTACCTCCCGACTGCATAAGCCTGCATCAGGCGCGGCGTTGCGGCAGCCCGCATCAATCCATCGGCGTCGCGGCGTGCAGCGGTCAGACGGCCAACCGTCCACGGGTCGGCGACGGTCAGGTTGTGGCCCTTTCTGCGCAGCGCATCAAGCACTTCGGCGCCGAAATTCGCCTCTGCCATCAGGCTGCCGGGCTCGCGGGTGCGCGGATAAAAGGAGCCGGGAAAATGCGATGTGTGGAAGAGCGGCTGATCAATTGCCGCCTGCAGGTTCATATTGTGATGGACATAGCGCAGGAAGAAGGAGAGCTGCCATTGCTCCTGCTGGTCGCCGCCAGGTGTGCCGAAAGCGAGTGTGGGCCGGCCTTCGTGAAGGGCGAGTGTGGGCGTCAGCGTCGTGCGCGGACGTTTGCCGGGCGCAAGCGACGTTGGCAGGCCGGGCTTCAACCAGAACATCTGCGCGCGCGAATTCAGGCAGAAGCCGAGGCCCGGCACGACCGGCGAGGACTGCAGCCAGCCGCCTGACGGCGTAACGGAAACCATGTTGCCCTCGCGGTCGATCACGTCGATGTGGACGGTGTCGCCGCGCTTTTCAGAAAGATGCGCCATGGTCGGCTCGTAGACGGCGCCAGTTTTCGAGGTGGCGCCGAGCATTTCCATGGTCAGGTCATACTGGGCTTCGAAGCCGGGGACGAGCCCCGGACGCAGCTCGAGTGAGGCATCGGAGGTTATCAATTTCCGGCGCGGGGCCGCATAAGCATCAGAGAGCAAATGCTCGACCGGGACTTTCGCGAATTCCGGATCGCCATAGTAGATTTCACGGTCGGCGAAGGCGAGTTTCATGGCTTCGGTGACGGTGTGGACGAAATCGGCGCCAGCCGGGTCCATTCCGGCGATGTCGATTTCCTTCAGAAGTGAAAGCGTCTGCAGGAAGACCGGACCCTGGCCCCATGGGCCGGTCTTCGCAATCGTCCAGCCGTGGTAATCATAGGTCAGCGGCTCTTCGATCGTCGCCGACCAGTTCGCCATGTCATCTGCATTGATAACGCCCAGGTGCCGGGTGCCGCTCGCATCCATCACCTCGGTCGAGCCGGCGTATCTGTCGATCGCCTCGGCAACGAAGCCGCGATAGAACGCATCGCGGGCGGCCTCGACCTGCGCCTCGCGCCCACTCTTTGCTTCGGCCTCAATGAGGATCCGCTTCCAGGTTTCGGCAAGGACCGGATTCTTGAAGTTCGAATGCGGCGCTGGAGCCGAACCGCCGGGCAGCCAGGTCTTGTGTGACGTCGGCCATTCTTTTTCGAAGAAAGCGGCAAGGCCGGAGATCGTCGCCGAAACGCGTGGTAGAACCGGATGGCCATGCTCGGCATAATGGATTGCCGGTTCAAGGATGTCACGGACCGTCAGCCTTCCATAGTCCCGCAGCATCAGCATCCAGCCGTCGAAAGAGCCGGGAATGACGGTCGCAAGCAGGCCGTCGCCGGGAATTAGCTTGAGACCTTCGGACGTATAGTGCTCGATCGTCGCCCCGGCCGGTGCGGAACCCTGGGCACAAATGACTTCGACCTTGTCCTTCGTCTTCGAATAGAGGATCGCCGGCATATCGCCGCCCGGCCCGCAAAGATGCGGCTCGACGATCTGCAGCACGAAACCGGTGGCGACGGCCGCATCGAAGGCATTGCCGCCTTTTTCGAGGATGCTCATGCCGACGGCGGACGCGATCCAGTGGGTCGATGTGACGACGCCGAAGGTGCCCAAGATCTCCGGACGGGTCGTGAATGCTGTCATTTCAAAAGTCCTTTCGATAAATCATGCTTCGCGCGGGTCGAGCGCATCGCGCAGGCCGTCGCCGAGAAGGTTAAAACCGATCACCACGAGGAAGATCGCTGCACCCGGCCACATCGCCATCCATGGCGCCTGAGACAGGAAGTTCTTGGCAACGTTCAGCATCGAACCCCAGCTTGGAGCAGGCGGCTGCTGGCCGAGGCCGAGGAAGGATAGGCTGGCTTCGGCGATGATTGCGGTGGCGATCGTCAGCGTCGCCTGCACCAGGATCGGCGCAAAGACGTTCGGCAGGATGTAACGGGTGATGATGCTGAGGTGCCGGAGCCCGATAGAGCGCGCCCCTTCGACATATTCCTCCGTCTTGACGGCAAGCACCTGGCCGCGCGTCAGCCGGACAAAGACTGGCATGGCCGAAAGACCGATCGCAATCATCGCATTCGTCAGGCTCGGGCCGAGGAAGGCGGCAAGCGCGATCGCAGTGATCAGGAACGGCATGGCAAGAAAGGCTTCGGTGATGCGCGAGATGATCTGGTCCGTCCATCCGCCGAAATAGCCGGAGATGAGGCCGAAGGGCACGCCGATAACAAGCGCGATCGCCACCGAGAAGACCCCCGCCATCAGCGAGGCCTGTGCCCCCCAGATCATCCGGGAGAGAATGTCGCGGCCGATATCATCGGTGCCGAGCCAGTGGGCGGCCGACGGCGCCTTGCGGATCGCCGACCAGCTCGTCGCGTTAGGATCCGGGATCGGCAGCAGTGGGGCTGCGATCGCGAGAATGGTGAAGAAGGCGATGATGCCAAGGCCTACGAGCGCACCCTTGTTCGCTTTCAGCTTTCGCCACGCCCGGCTCGGCGGGCGCTGTTCGGTTGCAATGGTGATCTGGTCGAGAGCAGTCACAGGGCAGCCCTTATGCGCGGGTTGAGGAGGACATAAACGATGTCGGCCAAAAGGTTCATCAGGATGAAGCCGATCGCCGTGCAAAGCACGACGCCCTGGACGACAGCATAGTCCCGGTTGAAGACGGCATCGACGATGAGTTTGCCGAAGCCGGGGATAGTGAAGATCTGTTCGGTCAAGACCGCACCTGCCAGCAGTTCGCCGAAGAGCAGCGCGCTCAAGGTCACGATCGGCAGCACGGCGTTTCGGAAGCTGTGCTCGAGCACGACGGAGCGCTCGGAAAGGCCCTTCGCGCGCGCTGTGCGGATATAGTCGGCGCTGAGCACACTGAGCATCGCGGAGCGGGTGTGGCGCATCAGCGTGGCGGCGAGGGCATTGCCGAGTACGAAGGAGGGCATCAGCATCGTTTCGATCGAGCGCAGCGGATTGCTGAAAAAGGGTTCGTAACCGGAAGCGGGCAGCCAGCCGAGCTTCACCGAAACCAATAAGATCAGCATGATGCCGAGCCAGAAATTCGGAATCGAAAGGCCGGAAAGCGCGATCAGGTTGGCAAGATAATCGAAGACAGTGTTCTTCTTGACCGCGGCTAAAATTCCCATCGGCACACCGATGACGAAGGCGAAGATCATCGACATGATCGCAAGCTGGATGGTGACCGGCAGCTTTTCCGCCACGAGTTCCAGAACCGGCTGGTTGGTGCGCAGCGATATGCCGAGATCACCCTTCAGAACCGAGCCGAGCCAGGACACATACTGATACGGCACCGGGTCGTTCAGCCGGTATTTTTCGCGCAAGTATTCGATCACCTCAGGATCGCGCTCCTCGCCTGCCATGGCGAGGATGGGATCGCCCGGCAACAGCTTCTGCAGCGAGAAGACGAAGACCGAGATGATCAGCAGGGTCGGAATGGCGACCAGAAGCCGCTTGGCGATATAGGTGTACATGAGCGTCCTGACAGGGCAAGAGGCTGCGGCGGCAGGTTGGTCTGCCGCCGCGATCTGCTCGGATCAGCCGGCCTTCTTCACGCCTGCAAGGCGGATCATGCCGTCCGGCGAGGGAATGAAGCCGGTGATGTTCTTGTGGAGCGCCCAGATCCACGACTGATGGCCGAGATAGATGATCGGCATGTCGTCGTTCAGGATCACCGCAGCCGCATCATATTTCTGCTTGCGGACAGCATCGTCGGTCGAGGCGCGGGCCTCGTTCAGCAGCTTGTCGACCTCAGGGTTGCAGTACTTGGTGTCGTTGATGCCGCCCTTGCAGGTGATGAACTGGTGGATATTGCCGTCGGGATCGACGCGGCCGGACCAGTCGGAGCGGCTAAGCTGATAGTTGCCGGCGGTCTGTTCGGAAAGCAACGTTGCGAACTCCGTCGATTTCAGGCTGACGTCGAAGCCGGCTTCGGCCACCATGGACTGGACGATCTGCATCATCTGCGCTGCGACCGGGTTGTTCGGAATCTGCATCTCCACGGGCACGCGATCGAAACCTGCTTCCTTCACGAGAGCCTTCGCCTTGTCGAGATCGCGAGCAGGCACCGGGATGTCCTTGCTAAACCACGGGCTGTTCGGCGGGAAGGGCTGGTTGCCGCCGACCGCAGTGCCTTCGTAGACGATCTGGTTCAGCGCGTCGCGGTCGATCGCCAGCGAAAAGGCCTGACGCAAACGCTTGTCCTTGCCGAACGGATTGTCGGCGCGCGGGCCGTTGGCGATGTTCGCATAGAGAGCCATGTAGCCGATATTGACCACATCCGCGTAGGTGAGACTCGCATCTTCCTTGACCGAAGCGGCGTCGGTCGCGGCCAGCCGCTCGATCATGTCAAGGTCGCCGGAACGCAGGTTGGCGAGGCGCAC
This Rhizobium sullae DNA region includes the following protein-coding sequences:
- a CDS encoding ABC transporter ATP-binding protein, which encodes MAGVKTPVLSVKELTTSFLVDGEWKPVVRNVSFDVMSGETVALVGESGSGKSVTSLSIMRLLAKNQSRIEGKISLNGKDVLSLSGKEMRQVRGHDAAMIFQEPMTSLNPIFSIGRQISEALTCHGDMPKPDARKETIRLLEKVRIPNAASRFEEFPHQFSGGMRQRVMIAMALASKPKLLIADEPTTALDVTIQGQILDLIKLLQEEEGMSVLFITHDMGVVAEVSDRTIVMYRGEAVEDGTTGDIFHHGKHPYTRALLAAVPRLGSMAGQKWPLRFPVVDTATGTRSEPVAVADTVDRRKTPILEVKNLTTRFPVRGGLFGAKTGAIHAVENISFDLFQGETLSLVGESGCGKSTTGRSITRLIEPDAGKVSLDGYDVTALDSSSLRRMRRSIQMVFQDPFASLNPRMTVGAAVAEPIVEHHLGTRADARDKAAHLLERVGLKADMMTRYPHEFSGGQRQRICIARALALDPKVIVADESVSALDVSIKAQVCNLLMDLQQSLNLAFLFISHDMAVVERVSHRVAVMYLGEIVEIGPRDAVFGNPQHPYTKKLLAAVPVPDPDRRGIKRELSADELKSPVRPLDYVVPKRSYREIGAGHLVQLEPAA
- a CDS encoding gamma-glutamyltransferase family protein; the encoded protein is MTAFTTRPEILGTFGVVTSTHWIASAVGMSILEKGGNAFDAAVATGFVLQIVEPHLCGPGGDMPAILYSKTKDKVEVICAQGSAPAGATIEHYTSEGLKLIPGDGLLATVIPGSFDGWMLMLRDYGRLTVRDILEPAIHYAEHGHPVLPRVSATISGLAAFFEKEWPTSHKTWLPGGSAPAPHSNFKNPVLAETWKRILIEAEAKSGREAQVEAARDAFYRGFVAEAIDRYAGSTEVMDASGTRHLGVINADDMANWSATIEEPLTYDYHGWTIAKTGPWGQGPVFLQTLSLLKEIDIAGMDPAGADFVHTVTEAMKLAFADREIYYGDPEFAKVPVEHLLSDAYAAPRRKLITSDASLELRPGLVPGFEAQYDLTMEMLGATSKTGAVYEPTMAHLSEKRGDTVHIDVIDREGNMVSVTPSGGWLQSSPVVPGLGFCLNSRAQMFWLKPGLPTSLAPGKRPRTTLTPTLALHEGRPTLAFGTPGGDQQEQWQLSFFLRYVHHNMNLQAAIDQPLFHTSHFPGSFYPRTREPGSLMAEANFGAEVLDALRRKGHNLTVADPWTVGRLTAARRDADGLMRAAATPRLMQAYAVGR
- a CDS encoding ABC transporter permease yields the protein MTALDQITIATEQRPPSRAWRKLKANKGALVGLGIIAFFTILAIAAPLLPIPDPNATSWSAIRKAPSAAHWLGTDDIGRDILSRMIWGAQASLMAGVFSVAIALVIGVPFGLISGYFGGWTDQIISRITEAFLAMPFLITAIALAAFLGPSLTNAMIAIGLSAMPVFVRLTRGQVLAVKTEEYVEGARSIGLRHLSIITRYILPNVFAPILVQATLTIATAIIAEASLSFLGLGQQPPAPSWGSMLNVAKNFLSQAPWMAMWPGAAIFLVVIGFNLLGDGLRDALDPREA
- a CDS encoding ABC transporter permease — encoded protein: MYTYIAKRLLVAIPTLLIISVFVFSLQKLLPGDPILAMAGEERDPEVIEYLREKYRLNDPVPYQYVSWLGSVLKGDLGISLRTNQPVLELVAEKLPVTIQLAIMSMIFAFVIGVPMGILAAVKKNTVFDYLANLIALSGLSIPNFWLGIMLILLVSVKLGWLPASGYEPFFSNPLRSIETMLMPSFVLGNALAATLMRHTRSAMLSVLSADYIRTARAKGLSERSVVLEHSFRNAVLPIVTLSALLFGELLAGAVLTEQIFTIPGFGKLIVDAVFNRDYAVVQGVVLCTAIGFILMNLLADIVYVLLNPRIRAAL
- a CDS encoding ABC transporter substrate-binding protein: MKTANFATSLLASALIALPAFAAELKIGLQDDADVLDPAQSRTFVGRIVYTAMCDKLVDVTPDLKIVPQLATAWNWSGDGKVLTMKLREGVKFHDETPLNAEAVVATIERNMTLPESRRKSELASVEKVEAAAPYEVKFTLKSPDVTLLAQLSDRAGMIVSPKAAKELGANFGSHPVCAGPFKFVERVQQDRIVLEKFGDYWNKDHIFIDKVTYLPIPDTTVRLANLRSGDLDMIERLAATDAASVKEDASLTYADVVNIGYMALYANIANGPRADNPFGKDKRLRQAFSLAIDRDALNQIVYEGTAVGGNQPFPPNSPWFSKDIPVPARDLDKAKALVKEAGFDRVPVEMQIPNNPVAAQMMQIVQSMVAEAGFDVSLKSTEFATLLSEQTAGNYQLSRSDWSGRVDPDGNIHQFITCKGGINDTKYCNPEVDKLLNEARASTDDAVRKQKYDAAAVILNDDMPIIYLGHQSWIWALHKNITGFIPSPDGMIRLAGVKKAG